The Gammaproteobacteria bacterium genome has a segment encoding these proteins:
- the rodA gene encoding rod shape-determining protein RodA, translating into MDPPLLAGIVGLLVLASIVLYSASGQSLALMQAHAGKVAVALAAMLFAARVDPVWLRRGAPWLYLVGIGLLALVLVSGDIAKGGQRWLDFGIRFQPSEIMKLAVPLTLARVLHDRPLPPSFVLIVGSLLIVLVPTALIAVQPDLGTAVLIVLTGVTAIFLGGLGWRYIAGGVAAALAGAPVLWMAMHDYQRNRVLTLFDPDRDPLGAGYHIIQSKIAIGSGGLFGKGWLNGSQGQLEFLPERSTDFIFAVIGEEWGLMGVLALFVLYLFVIGRGLFIALTAPDTFTRLLAGTLSITFFCYVFVNTAMVTGLLPVVGVPLPLVSTGGTSMVTLLAGFGILMSIHTHRKLGDAVRR; encoded by the coding sequence ATGGACCCGCCGCTGCTCGCCGGCATCGTCGGCCTGCTGGTGCTGGCAAGCATCGTGCTCTACAGCGCCAGCGGCCAGAGTCTCGCTCTGATGCAGGCGCACGCGGGCAAGGTCGCCGTGGCGCTCGCGGCCATGCTGTTCGCCGCGCGGGTCGACCCGGTCTGGCTGCGGCGCGGGGCCCCCTGGCTGTATCTCGTTGGCATCGGCCTGCTGGCCCTCGTGCTGGTCAGCGGCGACATCGCCAAGGGCGGCCAGCGCTGGCTCGATTTCGGCATTCGCTTCCAGCCGTCGGAAATCATGAAACTCGCCGTGCCGTTAACCCTGGCACGGGTGCTGCACGACCGGCCGCTGCCGCCGTCGTTTGTGCTCATCGTCGGCAGCCTGCTCATCGTCCTGGTGCCGACCGCGCTGATCGCGGTGCAGCCGGATCTCGGCACCGCCGTCCTGATCGTACTGACCGGCGTTACCGCGATCTTTCTCGGCGGCCTCGGCTGGCGCTACATCGCAGGCGGTGTGGCGGCGGCCCTGGCTGGAGCCCCGGTCCTGTGGATGGCGATGCACGACTACCAGCGCAATCGCGTACTCACCCTGTTCGACCCCGACCGGGACCCGCTGGGCGCCGGCTACCACATCATCCAGTCGAAAATCGCCATCGGCTCGGGCGGGCTGTTCGGCAAGGGCTGGCTCAACGGCAGCCAGGGCCAGCTCGAGTTCCTGCCCGAGCGCTCCACCGATTTCATTTTCGCCGTGATCGGCGAGGAGTGGGGGCTCATGGGTGTCCTGGCGCTGTTCGTGCTCTACCTGTTCGTGATCGGCCGGGGCCTGTTCATCGCACTGACGGCGCCCGACACCTTCACGCGACTGCTGGCCGGCACGCTGTCGATCACCTTCTTCTGCTACGTGTTCGTCAACACGGCGATGGTCACCGGGCTGCTGCCGGTGGTCGGCGTGCCGCTGCCACTGGTCAGCACCGGTGGCACGTCCATGGTGACGCTGCTCGCCGGGTTTGGCATCCTGATGTCGATTCATACCCACCGTAAACTGGGCGACGCGGTACGCCGATGA
- a CDS encoding aminotransferase class IV, with protein MPIAYLNGRFLPVAEARISPLDRGFLFADAVYEVIAVYDGRPLLLDAHLARLARSLAELRIANPHAEAAWRDIVAQLIARNREAGAGADMGIYVHVSRGADRGRDHLLPTGLAPTVFAMASPLAPADPDTPGVSAITGPDPRWARCDIKSTALLANVLLRDAARQAGAGEYIMLRDGFVTEGAGSSVVIVEGGTLVSRADSTAILPGTTLRLVREVAATAGFGYREESIHEARLRAADEIWLTAAMRGVAPVTRLDGVPVGAGVPGPVWRVVAQAYEIRKRN; from the coding sequence CTGCCCATCGCCTACCTGAACGGCCGCTTTCTGCCGGTTGCAGAAGCGCGCATCTCGCCGCTCGATCGCGGCTTCCTGTTTGCGGATGCCGTGTACGAGGTGATCGCGGTCTACGACGGCCGGCCGCTGCTGCTCGATGCGCATCTCGCGCGCCTCGCGCGCAGCCTGGCCGAGCTGCGTATCGCCAATCCCCACGCAGAGGCCGCCTGGCGCGACATCGTCGCGCAGCTGATCGCACGCAATCGCGAGGCGGGCGCAGGCGCGGACATGGGCATCTACGTACACGTCAGCCGCGGTGCCGACCGTGGCCGCGACCACCTGCTCCCGACCGGACTCGCGCCGACTGTGTTTGCCATGGCGAGCCCGCTGGCTCCCGCCGATCCCGACACGCCGGGGGTGAGCGCCATCACGGGGCCCGACCCCCGCTGGGCCCGCTGCGACATCAAGAGCACGGCGCTGCTCGCCAACGTGCTGCTGCGCGACGCCGCGCGCCAGGCAGGCGCCGGCGAGTACATCATGCTGCGCGACGGCTTCGTCACCGAAGGCGCCGGCAGCTCGGTCGTCATCGTCGAGGGCGGCACGCTGGTGAGTCGCGCCGACAGCACCGCCATCCTGCCGGGCACGACACTGCGACTCGTCAGGGAAGTGGCGGCGACGGCCGGCTTCGGCTACCGTGAGGAATCGATCCACGAGGCGCGCCTGCGCGCGGCGGACGAGATCTGGCTGACCGCCGCCATGCGCGGCGTTGCGCCGGTCACCCGCCTCGACGGGGTGCCGGTCGGCGCCGGCGTGCCGGGACCAGTGTGGCGCGTGGTAGCCCAGGCTTATGAAATTCGTAAACGAAACTGA
- the mltB gene encoding lytic murein transglycosylase B gives MNRLPPWTALFLLAACPWPGHAAKTLDVQRPEVQAYVAELARDHGLDADYLRTTLGGAEIQQSILEAIARPAERVKTWREYRAIFLTPERIAAGVAFWREHEARLARVAEKTGVPAEMLVGIIGVETYFGSRTGRYRLLDALTTLAFDYPPRMNFFRSELTQLFLLARDESLDLGKAVGSYAGAMGAPQFMPSSYRAYAVDGDGDGRRDLFDSWDDVLASVANYFVAHKWRSGEAVVTRATLATASAHRPEDNTLSATSTVTGLKAQGVRFSTDMPASAPAGLLAFEGDDGLEYWVGFHNFYVITRYNRSTMYALAVFQLGQAIGEAFRASRPDAAPGL, from the coding sequence ATGAACAGACTGCCCCCGTGGACTGCGCTCTTTCTGCTTGCGGCCTGCCCGTGGCCTGGCCACGCGGCGAAGACGCTCGACGTCCAGCGGCCGGAGGTGCAGGCCTACGTCGCAGAACTCGCCCGTGATCACGGCCTGGACGCCGATTACCTGCGCACCACCCTCGGCGGTGCAGAAATCCAGCAGAGCATCCTCGAAGCGATCGCGCGCCCCGCCGAACGGGTCAAGACCTGGCGCGAGTACCGCGCGATCTTCCTGACACCGGAACGCATCGCCGCGGGCGTCGCTTTCTGGCGCGAGCACGAGGCGAGGCTGGCCCGGGTGGCGGAGAAAACAGGAGTCCCGGCCGAGATGCTGGTCGGCATCATCGGCGTGGAGACCTATTTCGGCAGCCGGACCGGGCGCTACCGCCTGCTCGACGCCCTCACGACACTCGCGTTCGACTACCCGCCGCGCATGAACTTCTTCCGCTCGGAGCTTACCCAGCTGTTCCTGCTCGCGCGCGACGAGTCACTGGACCTCGGCAAAGCCGTCGGATCCTACGCCGGGGCGATGGGCGCCCCACAGTTCATGCCGAGCAGCTACCGGGCCTACGCCGTGGACGGTGACGGCGATGGCCGGCGCGACCTGTTCGACAGCTGGGATGACGTGCTGGCGAGCGTCGCCAACTACTTCGTCGCCCACAAGTGGCGCAGCGGCGAGGCGGTGGTCACGCGCGCGACGCTGGCCACAGCGAGCGCTCATCGCCCGGAGGACAACACACTGTCTGCCACATCGACCGTGACCGGGCTGAAGGCGCAGGGCGTGCGTTTCTCGACCGACATGCCCGCCTCGGCACCGGCCGGGCTGCTGGCCTTCGAGGGCGACGACGGGCTCGAGTACTGGGTCGGCTTTCACAACTTTTACGTGATCACCCGTTACAATCGCAGCACGATGTACGCCCTTGCCGTGTTCCAGCTTGGCCAGGCCATCGGCGAAGCCTTTCGCGCCAGCCGGCCCGACGCCGCGCCCGGACTCTGA
- a CDS encoding DUF493 domain-containing protein, whose translation MKFVNETDHESPFTFPCRFPIKVMGRHEAEFEAQVVALISEHSGTEIPAASVRTRASSNGRFLAVTITIDAESREQLDAIYRALTAAEQVLFVL comes from the coding sequence ATGAAATTCGTAAACGAAACTGACCACGAATCACCGTTTACGTTTCCGTGCCGCTTCCCGATCAAGGTCATGGGCCGGCACGAGGCGGAGTTCGAGGCGCAGGTGGTTGCGCTCATCAGCGAGCACTCCGGAACGGAGATCCCGGCCGCAAGCGTGCGCACGCGCGCAAGCAGCAACGGGCGTTTTCTCGCCGTGACCATCACGATAGACGCCGAGAGCCGCGAGCAGCTCGATGCCATCTATCGGGCCCTGACGGCAGCCGAGCAGGTCCTGTTCGTGCTGTGA
- the mrdA gene encoding penicillin-binding protein 2, with protein sequence MAAVRIKDHWAEQRLFLTRLVVAASCVGILTAVVLTRLVQLQIVQYDYFSAQSQGNRIRIEPVPATRGLILDRNGRVLAENQASFGLELTPEQVPDIDDTLRRLADLGLLKADELPEIRRRINARRRFDTIAIREHLNDEEVALFAVKRPYFDGVEIRARLSRFYPYGPALAHALGYVGGISADDQREIDAVAYAGTSHIGKVSVERAFERELHGNVGREQVLVNARGRSLQTLERQSALPGQDLVLGLDLDAQLAAWAGLAGRRGAVVAIDPANGEVLTFVSSPAFDPNAISAGLSRKAYSALLEDIDKPLLNRALRGTYPPGSTIKPIIALAGLAEGVTTAEERVACRGYFMLPGSQHRYRDWKPEGHGMVDLYSSIEQSCDVYYYTLARNLGIERMAAYLSKFGLGGLTGIELPGERGGLVPTPAWKRRAFSRAANQVWFPGETVIAGIGQGYLLVTPLQLATATATIAARGQRFEPTMLHALRDPITGTVTPVTAGTLAPVTVPDAAYWDHVIEGMHRVMQGARGTARAVGLNAPFQMAGKSGTAQVFSIAQNEKYKAAEVAERLRDHALFVAFAPLEQPRIAVAVVIENGESGSKIAAPIARQVMEAYLRKGGA encoded by the coding sequence ATGGCAGCGGTACGCATCAAGGATCACTGGGCCGAGCAACGCCTGTTCCTGACCCGTCTCGTGGTGGCCGCGAGCTGCGTCGGCATACTGACCGCAGTGGTGCTGACGCGACTCGTGCAGTTGCAGATCGTCCAGTACGACTACTTCTCCGCGCAGTCGCAGGGCAACCGCATCCGCATCGAGCCGGTGCCTGCCACCCGCGGCCTGATCCTCGACCGCAATGGCCGCGTGCTGGCCGAGAACCAGGCGAGCTTCGGCCTGGAACTGACTCCCGAGCAGGTTCCCGACATCGACGACACTCTGCGCCGGCTGGCCGACCTCGGCCTGCTGAAGGCCGATGAGCTCCCGGAGATCAGGCGCAGGATCAATGCGCGGCGGCGCTTCGACACGATCGCGATCCGCGAACACCTCAATGACGAGGAAGTCGCCCTGTTTGCCGTCAAGCGACCGTATTTCGACGGCGTGGAGATTCGCGCGCGATTGTCGCGCTTTTACCCGTACGGGCCCGCACTGGCTCACGCGCTCGGCTATGTCGGCGGCATCAGCGCCGATGACCAGCGCGAGATCGACGCGGTCGCCTACGCGGGCACCTCCCACATCGGCAAGGTTTCCGTCGAGCGGGCGTTCGAGCGCGAGTTGCACGGCAACGTCGGCCGCGAGCAGGTGCTCGTCAACGCCCGTGGCCGCAGCCTGCAGACACTGGAGCGGCAGAGCGCGCTGCCCGGCCAGGACCTGGTGCTCGGGCTCGACCTGGACGCGCAACTGGCGGCCTGGGCCGGGCTCGCAGGCCGGCGCGGCGCGGTCGTCGCCATCGACCCCGCCAACGGCGAAGTGCTGACCTTCGTCAGCTCGCCCGCCTTCGACCCGAACGCGATCAGCGCAGGGCTGAGCCGCAAGGCCTACAGCGCCCTGCTGGAGGATATCGACAAGCCGCTCCTGAACCGCGCCCTGCGTGGCACCTACCCCCCGGGCTCGACCATCAAGCCGATCATTGCGCTGGCCGGCCTGGCCGAGGGAGTCACCACAGCGGAGGAGCGTGTCGCCTGCCGCGGATATTTCATGCTGCCCGGAAGCCAGCATCGCTATCGCGACTGGAAGCCCGAGGGGCACGGCATGGTGGATCTGTACTCGAGCATCGAGCAGTCCTGCGACGTCTATTACTACACGCTGGCGCGCAACCTCGGCATCGAGCGCATGGCCGCGTACCTCAGCAAGTTCGGCCTGGGCGGCCTTACCGGCATCGAGCTTCCCGGCGAGCGCGGCGGCCTCGTGCCCACGCCCGCGTGGAAACGCCGCGCGTTTTCGCGCGCCGCCAACCAGGTCTGGTTTCCGGGTGAAACGGTGATCGCCGGCATCGGCCAGGGTTACCTGCTGGTGACGCCGCTGCAGCTGGCGACCGCCACGGCAACCATCGCCGCGCGCGGGCAGCGCTTCGAACCGACCATGCTCCACGCCCTGCGCGACCCGATCACCGGCACCGTGACCCCGGTCACCGCCGGAACGCTCGCGCCCGTCACTGTGCCGGATGCGGCGTACTGGGACCATGTCATCGAGGGCATGCACCGCGTCATGCAAGGCGCACGGGGCACCGCGCGCGCAGTCGGCCTCAACGCGCCGTTCCAGATGGCCGGCAAGAGCGGCACGGCCCAGGTGTTCAGCATCGCGCAGAATGAGAAGTACAAGGCCGCCGAAGTGGCCGAGCGGCTGCGCGACCACGCGCTGTTCGTCGCCTTCGCGCCGCTGGAGCAGCCGCGGATCGCGGTCGCGGTGGTGATCGAGAACGGCGAAAGCGGCAGCAAGATCGCGGCGCCCATTGCCCGACAGGTCATGGAAGCCTACCTGCGGAAGGGCGGCGCATGA
- the mreC gene encoding rod shape-determining protein MreC: MAFSTPDSEPRLFRGPGPGLRLVLLVTLAIVLMVLDQRNQHLVQIRSLLGAALYPLQQAVDAPFSAAEWARETLASRTHLIEENRRLGTELLVQSGRLQRMAALEAENTRMRALLESTAKVGDQVLIAEIVAVDMDRLRHRVVLNRGSNDGAFVGQALIDAQGVVGQITRDRGTSSEALLITDPDHAVPAEVVRTGLRTIAVGTGDIERLSLPFMARSADVQPGDLLVSSGLGGAFPAGYPLATVTEVRRDTGEPFLTVSARPVAALDRVREVLLVSPRPQPAAAPVPPPASPAEPGSADAAAPAPDTPPAAGVPAPVTGPAPAAADRPTDQPAATGPATGAPVE; this comes from the coding sequence ATGGCGTTCTCGACACCAGACAGCGAGCCCCGACTCTTCCGCGGTCCAGGCCCCGGCCTGCGCCTGGTCCTGCTGGTCACGCTGGCCATCGTCCTGATGGTCCTCGACCAGCGCAATCAGCACCTCGTCCAGATCCGCAGCCTGCTCGGGGCCGCGCTCTACCCGCTGCAGCAGGCGGTGGACGCACCCTTCTCCGCTGCCGAATGGGCGCGCGAGACGCTGGCCTCCCGCACGCATCTCATCGAAGAAAACCGGCGCCTCGGCACCGAACTGCTGGTCCAGAGCGGGCGGCTGCAGCGCATGGCGGCGCTCGAAGCCGAGAACACGCGGATGCGCGCCCTGCTCGAATCCACCGCCAAGGTGGGCGACCAGGTGCTGATCGCCGAAATCGTGGCCGTCGACATGGATCGGCTGCGCCATCGCGTCGTGCTCAATCGCGGCAGCAACGACGGCGCCTTCGTCGGCCAGGCGCTGATCGATGCGCAGGGCGTCGTGGGCCAGATCACCCGCGACCGCGGCACGAGTTCCGAGGCGCTGCTCATCACCGATCCCGATCACGCGGTCCCGGCCGAAGTGGTTCGCACCGGCCTGCGGACGATTGCCGTCGGCACCGGCGACATCGAGCGCCTTTCCCTGCCATTCATGGCACGCAGTGCCGACGTGCAGCCCGGCGACCTGTTGGTGAGTTCGGGACTCGGAGGCGCGTTCCCCGCGGGCTACCCGCTCGCAACCGTCACCGAGGTCCGCCGGGACACGGGCGAGCCGTTTCTCACCGTCAGCGCCCGGCCCGTCGCCGCGCTCGACCGCGTGCGTGAAGTGCTGCTGGTGAGTCCACGGCCTCAGCCGGCCGCCGCGCCCGTGCCCCCTCCGGCATCGCCTGCGGAACCGGGCAGCGCCGATGCGGCGGCGCCCGCTCCCGACACTCCGCCGGCGGCGGGCGTGCCGGCCCCCGTCACCGGCCCGGCGCCTGCCGCAGCGGACCGCCCGACCGACCAGCCCGCTGCAACGGGGCCTGCCACGGGAGCCCCGGTAGAGTGA
- a CDS encoding D-alanyl-D-alanine carboxypeptidase family protein: protein MRTSPGAIGLLALLLFCTAATAALPTVPPPPEIAAKSYVLIDFATGKVLAARDENTRMEPASLTKLMTAYAVYKALQAGAVKITDDVRVSEHAWRTGGAGSGGSTTMLPINSSAPMEVMLKGMIIQSGNDASIALAEHVSGSEDAFSDVMNQHAQELGMTNSHFVNSTGLPHPDHYTSAADIAKLSRAIIAEFPEHYRWYSEKEFVFNNIRQGNRNLLLYRDPTVDGIKTGHTQSAGYCLAASAKRDDMRLISVVMAMESEQARAKASQELLNYGFRFYETRRVQQAGEQIAQSRVWKGVAETVGLGVNADLWLTIPRGTADQLSSKPEAPRDLIAPVAQGQPVGSLRIELAGEPLAETPLVALAAVEEGSLWRQAVDTALLWFE from the coding sequence ATGAGAACCTCGCCGGGAGCCATCGGGCTTCTTGCCCTACTGCTTTTCTGCACTGCCGCAACGGCGGCATTGCCGACCGTTCCGCCACCCCCGGAGATCGCGGCGAAGAGTTACGTGCTCATCGACTTCGCGACCGGCAAGGTGCTCGCCGCGCGCGATGAAAACACGCGCATGGAGCCGGCGAGCCTCACCAAGCTGATGACCGCCTATGCCGTCTACAAGGCGCTGCAGGCGGGGGCGGTCAAGATCACCGACGACGTCCGGGTGAGCGAGCACGCCTGGCGCACCGGGGGCGCGGGCTCGGGTGGCTCCACCACGATGCTGCCGATCAACAGCTCCGCTCCGATGGAGGTCATGCTCAAGGGCATGATCATCCAGTCCGGCAATGACGCGAGCATCGCGCTCGCGGAACATGTCAGCGGCTCGGAAGACGCCTTTTCGGACGTCATGAACCAGCATGCGCAGGAACTGGGCATGACCAACAGTCATTTCGTCAACAGCACCGGGCTGCCGCACCCGGATCACTACACCTCGGCCGCCGACATCGCGAAGCTCTCGCGCGCCATCATTGCGGAGTTCCCCGAGCACTACCGCTGGTACTCCGAGAAGGAATTCGTCTTCAACAACATTCGCCAGGGCAATCGCAACCTGCTCCTCTATCGCGACCCCACGGTGGACGGCATCAAGACCGGGCACACCCAGAGCGCCGGCTACTGCCTGGCGGCCTCCGCCAAGCGCGACGACATGCGGCTGATTTCGGTCGTCATGGCAATGGAGAGCGAGCAGGCCCGGGCCAAGGCATCGCAGGAGCTCCTGAACTACGGCTTTCGCTTCTACGAAACCCGCAGGGTTCAGCAGGCCGGTGAGCAGATCGCGCAATCACGCGTCTGGAAAGGCGTGGCGGAAACGGTCGGCCTGGGTGTCAACGCCGACCTCTGGCTCACCATTCCCCGCGGCACCGCCGACCAGCTCAGCAGCAAACCGGAGGCACCCCGTGACCTGATTGCGCCGGTCGCCCAGGGCCAGCCAGTCGGCAGCCTGCGGATCGAACTCGCCGGCGAGCCGCTCGCCGAGACGCCTCTCGTGGCGCTGGCCGCCGTGGAGGAAGGGTCGCTGTGGCGCCAGGCGGTGGACACCGCGCTGCTCTGGTTCGAGTAG
- a CDS encoding septal ring lytic transglycosylase RlpA family protein, with the protein MLSTAIRPQGLLIAALAALLAACATTEPRPTGPVLPEPTMEKARIPGVTPPRAPDASEPRSASGNPPFYEVMGQRYYVLPESAGYSEQGIASWYGREFHGRPTSSGETYDMYALTAAHKTLPLPTTARVTNLDSGKSIIVRINDRGPFMKGRLIDLSYAAARDLGFVSAGTAQVEVQALAGPAVAGEAATGTIYVQIGAFSQPDNAEALRRQLQQQGFANAVVRYDGQAEPALYRVRIGPVKNAAEYDAVAARVDRLNLGKPRLVLEAPAAGGAMPGG; encoded by the coding sequence TTGCTGTCCACCGCGATTCGTCCTCAAGGTCTCCTGATCGCGGCGCTGGCAGCGCTGCTGGCCGCCTGTGCCACCACCGAGCCCCGGCCCACAGGGCCGGTACTGCCCGAGCCGACAATGGAGAAGGCGCGGATCCCCGGCGTCACCCCGCCTCGAGCGCCCGACGCCAGCGAGCCGAGGTCCGCGAGCGGTAACCCGCCCTTCTACGAGGTCATGGGCCAACGCTACTACGTGCTGCCGGAAAGCGCCGGTTACAGCGAGCAGGGGATCGCGTCGTGGTACGGCCGGGAGTTCCACGGGCGGCCCACTTCCAGTGGCGAGACCTACGACATGTACGCGCTGACCGCGGCCCACAAGACGCTCCCGCTGCCCACCACCGCGCGTGTCACCAACCTGGACAGCGGCAAGTCCATCATCGTTCGCATCAATGACCGCGGCCCCTTCATGAAGGGGCGCCTGATCGATCTTTCATACGCCGCAGCGCGCGATCTCGGCTTTGTCAGCGCCGGCACTGCCCAGGTCGAAGTACAGGCACTCGCGGGGCCGGCGGTGGCGGGCGAGGCAGCCACTGGCACCATTTACGTCCAGATCGGCGCCTTCAGCCAGCCCGACAACGCCGAAGCACTGCGACGACAACTGCAACAGCAGGGTTTCGCGAACGCCGTCGTCCGCTATGATGGACAAGCCGAACCGGCGCTCTACCGCGTGCGCATCGGGCCGGTAAAGAACGCGGCCGAGTACGATGCGGTGGCTGCACGAGTCGACCGCCTCAATCTCGGCAAGCCGCGGCTGGTCCTCGAGGCGCCCGCTGCCGGTGGCGCCATGCCGGGCGGCTGA
- the mreD gene encoding rod shape-determining protein MreD, with translation MSRARTSPLTLWLTLIAAMLLAIVPLPEVLEPFRPPWVTMVVIYWCLMWPRLCGILTAFLAGIVLDVLFGNLLGQHALALSVVAFLTLRFHLQIRIFPLWQLTMTVFMLLTIDAFLVFWIDGIAGTVTGGIDRWTQVLAGGVAWAPLMALLDGIRLRAENRNKRFV, from the coding sequence GTGAGTCGCGCACGCACAAGTCCGCTGACGCTGTGGCTGACGCTCATTGCTGCAATGTTGCTCGCCATCGTGCCGTTGCCCGAGGTCCTGGAACCGTTTCGCCCGCCCTGGGTCACCATGGTGGTGATCTACTGGTGCCTGATGTGGCCGCGGCTCTGCGGCATACTGACCGCATTTCTCGCCGGGATCGTCCTCGACGTCCTGTTCGGCAACCTCCTCGGCCAGCACGCGCTGGCTCTCAGCGTCGTCGCCTTCCTGACGCTACGCTTTCACCTGCAGATCCGCATCTTCCCCCTCTGGCAGCTCACCATGACCGTCTTCATGCTCCTGACGATCGACGCGTTTCTCGTGTTCTGGATCGACGGCATCGCGGGCACGGTCACCGGCGGGATCGACCGCTGGACCCAGGTGCTGGCCGGCGGGGTCGCTTGGGCGCCGCTGATGGCGCTGCTCGACGGGATCCGGCTGCGGGCCGAGAATCGCAACAAGCGTTTCGTCTGA